A single window of Chlamydia ibidis 10-1398/6 DNA harbors:
- a CDS encoding metal ABC transporter solute-binding protein, Zn/Mn family, protein MSFFRKVKILFFSACLLSLCVSCSRSVGNNNRSDGLYVLSMNRMIHDCVVRIVGDKIHTLVLIDGSIDPHAYEMVKGDEDKMVISQLIFCNGLGLEHSASLRRHLENNDKVINIGENLINNGAFSPLQEDGCYDPHIWTDISIWREGVREIADALIKKFPEWEDEFVRNRDTLLDEMYRLDLWAKKCLSSIPAENKYLVSGHNAFGYFTRRYLAAEEEIADNSWKKRCISPEGLSPEAQISIRDIMLVVDYIHKNNVQVIFPEDTLNQDALKKIAACLKKGHSVRLSKNPLYSDNVKQDYFNTFKHNVSIITEELGGTLFD, encoded by the coding sequence ATGTCTTTTTTTCGAAAAGTTAAAATTTTGTTTTTTAGTGCTTGTCTTTTGAGTCTATGTGTAAGTTGCTCTCGTTCTGTCGGTAACAACAATAGATCAGATGGGTTGTACGTGCTGTCGATGAACCGTATGATTCATGATTGTGTGGTTAGAATAGTCGGAGATAAAATCCATACTCTTGTCCTGATCGATGGCTCTATTGATCCTCATGCCTATGAGATGGTAAAGGGAGATGAGGACAAAATGGTAATTAGCCAATTAATTTTTTGTAATGGTTTAGGCTTGGAACATAGCGCAAGTCTACGTAGGCATTTGGAGAACAATGATAAGGTTATCAATATTGGAGAAAACTTAATCAATAATGGCGCGTTTTCTCCATTACAAGAAGATGGTTGTTATGATCCGCATATTTGGACAGATATATCCATCTGGAGAGAGGGTGTTAGAGAAATAGCGGACGCATTGATTAAAAAGTTCCCTGAATGGGAAGACGAATTTGTTAGGAATAGAGATACTTTGTTAGATGAAATGTACCGTCTGGATCTTTGGGCTAAAAAGTGTCTCTCTAGCATCCCTGCGGAGAATAAGTATCTGGTTTCTGGGCATAACGCTTTTGGTTATTTTACTCGACGCTATTTGGCTGCCGAAGAAGAGATTGCGGATAATAGTTGGAAAAAGCGTTGTATTTCACCAGAAGGACTATCTCCTGAAGCCCAGATAAGCATTCGTGATATTATGCTAGTTGTTGATTACATACATAAAAACAATGTTCAGGTGATATTCCCAGAAGATACTCTTAATCAAGATGCATTGAAAAAAATTGCTGCTTGTTTAAAAAAAGGTCATTCTGTTCGTTTGTCTAAAAATCCTCTTTACAGTGATAACGTGAAACAGGATTATTTCAATACGTTTAAACATAACGTATCAATTATTACTGAAGAGTTGGGGGGGACGCTTTTTGATTAA